Proteins encoded within one genomic window of Bradyrhizobium sp. 186:
- a CDS encoding NAD(P)H-hydrate dehydratase, which produces MEVLTNAEMQRADQLSIAAGTPGFKLMLSAGQAVAEAANAMVEEGPILIVAGSGNNGGDGFVAAAELAAQGREVSVILMCERDQLQGDAASAARGWKHPVLPFNPQAIGKPALIIDALFGAGLSRPVHGEAREMIAAINANGAPVLAVDLPSGINGTSAAVMGVAVNASETVTFFRKKPAHLLLPGRVHCGDVRVADIGIDAQVLDEIEPQVFENDPDFWAAAFPVPRIDGHKFARGHVLAVSGDAAATGAARLAARGALRAGAGLVTLASPRDALAINAAALTAVMVRPVDTAIEFGELLGDRRYNTCMIGPGAGVGDRTCDFVHTALTAQRHLVLDADALTSFAANPERLFESIKSSQDAAVVLTPHEGEFPRLFSDLSNKYPGRSKLERVRAAAERSGAVVLLKGPDTTIAAPDGRATIAANAPPWLATAGAGDVLAGIIAGLLAQGVPAFEAASIGVWMHGEAASEAGPGLIAEDLTETLPAVHRRIYGALGVEY; this is translated from the coding sequence ATGGAAGTTCTGACCAACGCTGAAATGCAGCGGGCCGACCAGCTTAGCATCGCGGCCGGCACGCCCGGCTTCAAGCTGATGCTGAGCGCCGGCCAGGCGGTCGCCGAAGCCGCCAATGCGATGGTGGAGGAGGGGCCGATCCTGATCGTGGCCGGTTCCGGCAACAATGGCGGCGACGGCTTTGTCGCAGCCGCGGAGCTCGCCGCCCAGGGGCGCGAGGTCTCGGTGATTCTGATGTGCGAGCGCGACCAGCTCCAGGGTGATGCGGCCTCGGCCGCGCGCGGCTGGAAGCATCCGGTGCTCCCGTTCAATCCGCAGGCGATCGGAAAGCCCGCCCTGATCATCGATGCCCTGTTCGGCGCCGGCTTGAGCCGCCCCGTCCACGGCGAGGCGCGCGAGATGATCGCGGCGATCAACGCCAACGGTGCGCCGGTGCTCGCCGTCGACCTGCCGAGCGGCATCAACGGCACCAGCGCGGCCGTGATGGGCGTGGCGGTGAACGCCAGCGAGACCGTCACCTTCTTCCGCAAGAAGCCGGCGCACCTGCTGTTGCCGGGGCGGGTGCATTGCGGCGACGTCCGTGTCGCCGATATCGGCATCGACGCGCAGGTGCTGGACGAGATCGAGCCGCAGGTCTTCGAGAATGATCCGGATTTCTGGGCCGCGGCTTTTCCGGTGCCTCGTATCGACGGCCACAAATTTGCCCGTGGCCACGTGCTGGCGGTCTCGGGCGATGCGGCCGCGACCGGCGCGGCGAGGCTCGCCGCCCGCGGAGCGCTGCGCGCCGGCGCGGGCCTGGTGACACTGGCCTCGCCACGCGACGCGCTCGCGATCAATGCGGCCGCGCTCACCGCGGTGATGGTCCGTCCCGTCGATACCGCGATCGAGTTTGGCGAGCTGCTCGGCGACAGGCGTTACAACACCTGTATGATCGGCCCCGGTGCGGGCGTCGGCGATCGCACCTGCGATTTCGTCCACACCGCGCTCACGGCACAGCGGCACCTGGTGCTCGATGCGGATGCGCTGACGAGCTTTGCTGCAAATCCCGAGCGGCTGTTTGAATCGATTAAGTCCTCGCAAGATGCCGCGGTGGTGCTGACGCCGCATGAGGGCGAGTTCCCGCGACTGTTCTCCGACCTCAGCAACAAATATCCGGGACGCTCGAAGCTCGAGCGCGTACGCGCCGCTGCCGAGCGCTCCGGCGCGGTGGTGCTGCTGAAGGGCCCGGATACCACGATCGCCGCGCCCGACGGCCGCGCCACCATTGCCGCCAACGCGCCGCCCTGGCTCGCCACCGCCGGCGCCGGCGACGTGCTTGCCGGCATCATCGCCGGGCTCCTGGCGCAAGGCGTGCCGGCGTTCGAGGCGGCCAGTATCGGCGTCTGGATGCACGGCGAGGCGGCGAGCGAGGCAGGCCCGGGGCTGATCGCGGAAGACCTGACGGAAACGCTGCCGGCCGTGCACCGGCGGATTTATGGCGCGCTGGGGGTGGAGTACTAG
- a CDS encoding P-II family nitrogen regulator, producing MKKIEAIIKPFKLDEVKEALQEVGLQGITVTEAKGFGRQKGHAELYRGAEYIVDFLPKVKIEIVIGDDLVERAIDAIRRAAQTGRIGDGKIFVSNIEEAIRIRTGESGLDAI from the coding sequence GTGAAGAAAATCGAAGCCATCATCAAGCCATTCAAGCTCGACGAGGTGAAGGAAGCGCTTCAGGAAGTCGGCCTTCAAGGCATCACCGTGACAGAGGCCAAGGGTTTCGGCCGCCAGAAGGGTCATGCCGAGCTCTACCGCGGCGCAGAATACATCGTCGACTTCCTGCCGAAGGTGAAGATCGAGATCGTGATCGGCGACGATCTGGTCGAGCGCGCCATCGACGCAATCCGCCGCGCCGCGCAGACCGGGCGCATCGGCGACGGCAAGATTTTCGTCTCCAACATCGAAGAGGCGATCCGCATCCGGACCGGCGAATCCGGGCTGGACGCTATCTGA
- the glnA gene encoding type I glutamate--ammonia ligase: MKTAKDVLKSIKDNDVKYVDLRFTDPRGKWQHVTFDVSMIDDDIFAEGTMFDGSSIAGWKAINESDMCLMPDPVTATIDPFFAETTMVITCDVLEPTTGEPYNRDPRGIAKKAEAMVKSMGVGDTVFVGPEAEFFVFDDVRFSSSPYNTGFRLDSSELPTNTDTEYEGGNLGHRIRTKSGYFPVPPQDSVQDMRSEMLGAMAKMGVKVEKHHHEVASAQHELGMKFDTLTLMADHLQIYKYCIHQVAHIYGKTATFMPKPVYGDNGSGMHVHQSIWKDGKPVFAGNKYADLSETCLHYIGGIIQHAKAINAFTNPSTNSYKRLVPGYEAPVLLAYSARNRSASCRIPYTASPKAKRVEVRFPDPLANPYLGFAAMLMAGLDGIKNKIDPGPAMDKDLYDLPKEELKQIPTVCGSLREALENLDKDRAFLKAGGVFDDDFIDSYIELKMTEVARFDMTPHPIEFDMYYSG; encoded by the coding sequence ATGAAGACCGCCAAAGACGTCCTGAAATCGATCAAGGACAACGACGTCAAATACGTCGACCTGCGCTTCACCGATCCGCGCGGCAAGTGGCAGCATGTGACGTTCGACGTCAGCATGATCGATGACGACATTTTCGCCGAAGGGACGATGTTCGACGGCTCCTCGATCGCCGGCTGGAAGGCGATCAACGAGTCCGACATGTGCCTGATGCCCGATCCGGTGACCGCGACGATCGACCCGTTCTTCGCCGAGACCACCATGGTCATCACCTGCGACGTGCTCGAGCCGACCACCGGCGAGCCCTACAACCGCGACCCCCGCGGCATCGCCAAGAAGGCCGAGGCCATGGTGAAGTCGATGGGCGTGGGCGACACCGTGTTTGTCGGCCCCGAAGCCGAGTTCTTCGTGTTCGACGACGTGCGCTTCTCCTCCAGCCCCTACAACACCGGCTTCAGGCTCGACTCCTCGGAACTGCCGACCAACACCGACACGGAATATGAGGGCGGCAACCTCGGCCACCGCATCCGCACCAAGAGCGGCTACTTTCCCGTCCCGCCGCAGGACTCCGTGCAGGACATGCGCTCGGAGATGCTCGGCGCCATGGCCAAGATGGGCGTCAAGGTCGAGAAGCATCATCACGAGGTCGCCTCCGCCCAGCACGAGCTCGGCATGAAGTTCGACACGCTGACGCTGATGGCCGACCATTTGCAGATCTACAAATACTGCATCCACCAGGTCGCGCACATCTACGGCAAGACCGCCACCTTCATGCCGAAGCCGGTCTATGGCGACAATGGCTCGGGCATGCACGTTCACCAGTCGATCTGGAAGGACGGCAAGCCGGTGTTCGCCGGCAACAAGTATGCCGACCTGTCGGAAACCTGCCTCCACTACATCGGCGGCATCATCCAGCATGCCAAGGCGATCAACGCCTTCACCAACCCGTCGACCAACTCCTACAAGCGCCTGGTCCCGGGCTATGAGGCCCCCGTGCTGCTCGCCTACTCCGCGCGCAACCGCTCGGCCTCCTGCCGCATCCCCTACACCGCTTCGCCGAAGGCCAAGCGTGTCGAGGTGCGCTTCCCCGATCCGCTCGCCAATCCCTATCTCGGCTTCGCCGCGATGCTGATGGCCGGCCTCGACGGCATCAAGAACAAGATCGATCCGGGTCCGGCGATGGACAAGGACCTCTACGACCTGCCGAAGGAAGAGCTGAAGCAGATCCCGACGGTGTGCGGCTCGCTTCGCGAGGCGCTCGAAAATCTCGACAAGGACCGCGCCTTCCTTAAAGCCGGCGGCGTATTCGACGACGACTTCATCGACAGCTACATCGAGCTGAAGATGACCGAAGTCGCCCGCTTCGACATGACCCCGCACCCGATCGAGTTCGACATGTACTATTCGGGCTGA
- a CDS encoding asparaginase, which produces MTKDAVKSAGRRQSRIPILAVPLLSVALWSGGISPAAQAAEPGKDATTASLPRILVLATGGTIAGQADPRATGAYKSGQITGEQLVQSVPGLDKLAKLNAEQISSIGSQDMNDKVWFGLARRIQDAFDKNEADGVVVTHGTDTLEETAFFLDNVLRGDKPVVVVGSMRPASAASADGPGNLYEAVQVASDPRSRGRGVMAVLNDKIEGARSVTKTNTTSIETFASANGGPVGYVDTAGGIRFMAPAAGLKRTTYQLPAGEQLPRVEIVYSHANMDAVPIEDAISHGAKGIVLAGVGDGNTSKPALDALEAAAKKGIMVVRSTRVRSGFVTRNVEVDDDKNGFVVSEDLNPQKARVLAQLLIASGMTAPAELQRAFTATW; this is translated from the coding sequence ATGACCAAGGACGCCGTCAAATCAGCAGGCCGCCGGCAAAGCCGGATACCGATACTCGCCGTTCCACTGCTTTCCGTCGCGCTTTGGTCTGGGGGCATCAGCCCGGCGGCGCAGGCCGCAGAGCCCGGCAAGGATGCGACGACTGCCAGTCTGCCGCGCATTCTCGTGCTTGCGACGGGAGGGACCATCGCCGGTCAGGCCGACCCACGTGCGACGGGTGCGTACAAATCCGGCCAGATCACGGGCGAACAACTGGTGCAGTCGGTGCCGGGCCTGGACAAGCTGGCGAAGTTGAACGCCGAGCAGATTTCGTCGATCGGATCCCAGGACATGAACGACAAGGTCTGGTTTGGACTGGCCCGTCGTATTCAGGACGCCTTCGACAAGAATGAAGCCGACGGAGTCGTCGTGACCCACGGCACGGATACGCTCGAGGAGACCGCGTTCTTTCTGGACAACGTGCTCCGAGGCGACAAGCCGGTGGTCGTCGTCGGCTCGATGCGTCCAGCTTCGGCCGCCAGCGCAGATGGTCCGGGCAATCTGTACGAAGCGGTCCAGGTGGCTTCCGATCCCCGGTCCCGCGGGCGTGGCGTCATGGCCGTGTTGAACGACAAGATTGAGGGGGCTCGCTCGGTCACCAAGACCAACACCACGAGCATCGAGACGTTTGCTTCTGCCAACGGTGGCCCGGTCGGCTACGTCGACACCGCCGGTGGCATTCGTTTCATGGCTCCGGCTGCCGGTCTCAAGCGCACGACGTATCAACTCCCGGCAGGCGAGCAATTGCCCCGCGTCGAGATCGTATATTCGCACGCCAACATGGATGCCGTCCCGATCGAGGACGCCATTTCACACGGCGCCAAAGGCATCGTGCTGGCCGGTGTCGGCGATGGGAATACGTCGAAGCCGGCGCTCGATGCGCTCGAAGCGGCGGCCAAGAAGGGCATCATGGTCGTGCGCTCCACGCGGGTTCGATCCGGTTTCGTGACCCGAAACGTCGAAGTCGACGACGACAAGAACGGGTTCGTCGTGTCCGAGGACCTCAATCCCCAGAAGGCACGCGTTCTGGCTCAACTGCTGATCGCGAGCGGCATGACGGCTCCAGCCGAGCTCCAGCGGGCCTTTACCGCAACATGGTAA
- a CDS encoding tautomerase family protein, whose translation MPYVTISTVRGILDAAQKKTLLERVTDLMVEVEGQGNPDFRRNVWVRIEEQEPAHWSLGGMLPTPEIIAGTFGTIGEGGMRIARPKP comes from the coding sequence ATGCCTTACGTCACCATTTCCACCGTCCGCGGCATCCTGGATGCCGCCCAGAAGAAGACGCTGCTCGAGCGCGTCACCGACCTGATGGTCGAGGTCGAGGGGCAGGGCAATCCGGATTTCCGCCGCAACGTCTGGGTCAGGATCGAGGAGCAGGAGCCGGCGCACTGGTCGCTCGGCGGCATGCTGCCGACGCCGGAGATCATCGCCGGCACGTTTGGTACGATCGGGGAAGGTGGCATGCGAATAGCGAGGCCGAAGCCGTAG
- a CDS encoding helix-turn-helix domain-containing protein, with product MKLAILALEGCMHSAVVGIADVLSLANHVMQQSGTKSHFTWQTLSLDGRAVRAGGGQLLAVDGAIGKRGGCDAIIVPGSLVDHVTADRLQPQYARAGVWLRQQHANGRLIGAFCSGVFLLAGAGLLDNRRATITWWLQSELRQRHPTVDLAADAVITTVDRIVCAAGPMSWIDLLLRLIELVEGKEVAKLCADYVVIDTAQRSQSIFMPVGYLLSQDPMLTKADLLVRRTGKSPMTVKRLAGALGLSERTLNRKFQELTHEPPRAFIMRRRVEHARTLLETTMQPIKTIARTTGYEDESSFRKAFRKLTLMSPQAYRAKNTMRAA from the coding sequence ATGAAACTCGCAATTTTGGCGCTCGAAGGCTGCATGCATTCCGCCGTCGTCGGGATCGCGGACGTCCTGTCGCTCGCCAACCACGTCATGCAGCAAAGCGGTACAAAGTCCCACTTCACCTGGCAGACGCTTTCGCTGGACGGAAGGGCCGTGCGCGCGGGCGGCGGACAGCTGCTTGCCGTCGACGGGGCGATCGGCAAGCGCGGTGGCTGCGATGCGATTATCGTCCCCGGCAGCCTCGTCGATCACGTCACGGCCGACCGCCTGCAGCCGCAATATGCCCGCGCCGGCGTCTGGCTCCGGCAACAGCATGCGAACGGCCGGCTTATCGGCGCGTTTTGCAGCGGCGTCTTCCTGCTTGCCGGCGCCGGCCTGCTGGACAATCGCCGCGCCACCATCACCTGGTGGCTGCAAAGCGAGCTTCGGCAACGACATCCCACGGTCGATCTCGCCGCAGACGCAGTCATCACCACGGTCGACCGCATCGTTTGCGCGGCCGGACCGATGTCATGGATCGACCTCCTGCTCAGGCTGATCGAACTGGTCGAGGGCAAGGAGGTTGCAAAACTGTGCGCGGACTATGTCGTCATCGACACCGCGCAGCGTAGCCAATCGATCTTCATGCCCGTCGGCTACCTGCTCTCACAGGACCCGATGCTGACCAAGGCAGACCTGCTCGTCCGCCGCACCGGCAAGAGCCCGATGACGGTGAAGCGCCTTGCGGGTGCGCTGGGATTGAGCGAGCGCACCTTGAACCGGAAATTTCAGGAGCTCACGCACGAGCCGCCGCGGGCCTTCATCATGCGTCGCCGCGTCGAGCACGCGCGCACGCTGCTTGAGACGACGATGCAGCCGATCAAGACGATCGCACGCACGACCGGCTACGAGGACGAAAGCAGCTTTCGCAAGGCATTCCGCAAACTGACATTAATGTCACCGCAGGCCTATCGCGCCAAGAATACGATGCGAGCCGCTTAG
- a CDS encoding slipin family protein, whose product MMIEYSIYAVLALIVVLFLTQAVRILREYERGVIFTLGRFTGVKGPGLIILIPVVQQLVKVDLRVMVQVVPPQDVISRDNVSVKVNAVLYFRIVDPERAIIKVGDYMAATSQLAQTTLRSVLGKHELDEMLAERDRLNADIQEILDKQTDVWGIKVTGIEIKDVDLNETMVRAIAKQAEAERLRRAKVINAMGEQQAAEKLVEAGRILAQEPQAMQLRYFAALHDIAGERSSTVVFPLPTGLFDHLMPRRETT is encoded by the coding sequence CTGATGATTGAATATTCGATTTACGCAGTGCTTGCGCTGATCGTCGTCCTGTTTCTCACCCAGGCCGTTCGCATCCTCAGGGAATACGAGCGAGGCGTCATCTTCACGCTCGGCCGCTTCACCGGGGTGAAGGGGCCGGGCCTCATCATCCTCATTCCGGTCGTGCAGCAGCTCGTCAAGGTCGATCTCAGGGTGATGGTGCAGGTCGTGCCGCCCCAGGATGTGATTTCGCGCGACAACGTCTCGGTCAAGGTCAATGCCGTTCTCTACTTCCGCATCGTCGATCCCGAGCGCGCCATCATCAAGGTCGGCGACTACATGGCCGCGACCAGTCAGCTCGCCCAGACCACGCTGCGCTCGGTGCTTGGCAAGCATGAACTCGACGAGATGCTCGCCGAACGCGACCGCTTGAACGCCGATATCCAGGAGATCCTCGACAAGCAGACCGACGTCTGGGGCATCAAGGTCACCGGAATCGAGATCAAGGACGTCGATCTCAACGAAACCATGGTGCGCGCGATCGCCAAGCAGGCCGAGGCGGAACGGTTGCGGCGCGCGAAGGTGATCAACGCGATGGGCGAACAGCAGGCCGCCGAAAAGCTGGTCGAGGCCGGCCGGATTCTCGCGCAGGAGCCGCAGGCGATGCAGCTACGTTACTTCGCGGCTCTGCACGACATCGCGGGCGAGCGGTCGTCGACCGTCGTGTTTCCGCTGCCAACCGGCCTGTTCGATCACTTGATGCCGCGGCGTGAGACAACGTGA
- a CDS encoding nodulation protein NfeD yields MQTMKAALVAAIGIVAFLSCLRPGSAEENRRLALTVTIDGAIGPASASYVKEALVKAGERHAEIVILRMNTPGGLNSSMREIIADVLGSPVPVVGYVAPAGAHAASAGTYILYATHIAAMAPGTNIGAATPVQIGGPLPGLPSGTPDKDSKDKKDEPKDAMTAKATNDAIAFIRSLAELRGRNADWAEKAVREAATLSANGALQAHAIDLVARDAAELLNQIDGRVVEVGGGKTQRLATQNAVIETVDPGWTSRFLAVITDPNVSFILLMVGIYGLIFEFMSPGAVAPGVVGTICLLLGLYALNLLPINYAGLGLMLVGIALLAIEAFNPTVVIGLGGVVAFVLGAIMLVRVEAPGYRLSWSVIAIVAAMFTGFVLVVLGALRRARRGPPRVGAQAMRGLAAEVLDWNENEGHVFTHGERWQARGADTFKPGERVEVANIVDLTLVVRRPTAVSGEGGPL; encoded by the coding sequence GTGCAGACCATGAAGGCGGCCCTCGTTGCGGCGATCGGCATCGTCGCTTTTCTTTCCTGTCTCCGTCCCGGCTCAGCGGAGGAGAATCGCCGTCTTGCACTCACCGTTACGATCGATGGGGCCATTGGCCCGGCGTCGGCGAGCTACGTGAAGGAGGCGTTGGTCAAGGCAGGCGAACGACACGCCGAGATCGTGATTCTGAGAATGAATACGCCCGGCGGTCTCAACTCCAGCATGCGCGAGATCATCGCGGATGTGCTCGGCTCGCCCGTTCCCGTCGTCGGCTACGTCGCGCCGGCAGGGGCTCATGCGGCGAGCGCCGGGACGTATATCCTCTATGCGACCCATATCGCGGCGATGGCGCCAGGCACAAATATCGGCGCCGCGACGCCGGTGCAGATTGGCGGTCCGCTTCCGGGCCTGCCGAGCGGCACACCCGATAAGGACAGCAAAGACAAGAAGGATGAGCCGAAGGACGCGATGACGGCAAAGGCGACGAACGATGCCATCGCCTTTATCCGCAGCCTCGCCGAACTGCGCGGCCGCAATGCCGATTGGGCCGAGAAGGCGGTCCGTGAAGCCGCCACCCTGTCCGCCAACGGCGCGTTGCAGGCGCACGCCATCGACCTCGTTGCGCGCGATGCGGCCGAATTGCTCAACCAAATCGATGGTCGCGTCGTCGAGGTCGGGGGCGGCAAGACGCAACGCCTGGCAACGCAGAACGCGGTCATCGAAACCGTCGATCCCGGGTGGACCTCCCGATTCCTGGCGGTCATCACCGATCCCAACGTCTCGTTCATCCTCCTGATGGTCGGTATCTACGGCCTGATCTTCGAGTTCATGTCCCCCGGTGCAGTCGCACCGGGAGTGGTCGGGACGATCTGCCTGCTGCTCGGCCTCTACGCCCTCAACCTGCTGCCGATCAATTATGCCGGACTTGGCTTGATGCTGGTCGGGATCGCGCTCCTCGCCATCGAGGCGTTCAATCCGACCGTCGTGATCGGCCTTGGAGGTGTCGTCGCCTTTGTGCTGGGCGCCATCATGCTGGTCAGGGTCGAAGCGCCGGGCTACCGGCTGTCGTGGTCGGTCATCGCAATCGTCGCGGCGATGTTCACCGGTTTCGTCCTGGTCGTGCTCGGCGCGCTTCGGCGCGCCCGCCGCGGTCCGCCACGGGTCGGCGCGCAAGCCATGCGAGGCTTGGCCGCCGAGGTCCTCGACTGGAACGAGAACGAGGGGCACGTCTTTACGCATGGTGAACGCTGGCAAGCGCGCGGCGCCGACACCTTCAAGCCCGGCGAGAGGGTCGAGGTCGCCAATATCGTCGACTTGACGCTGGTGGTTCGGCGTCCGACCGCTGTGAGCGGCGAGGGAGGTCCACTCTGA
- a CDS encoding dihydrolipoamide acetyltransferase family protein has product MHQFTLPDLGEGLEEAEIVSWYVGEGDHVVTDQPLLSVETDKAVVEIPSPSSGRIARVFGTKGDIVKVGMPLVEFAEGAEQDTGTIVGELGGDEAARAATIATAQPAGPQVFPAVRALAQKLGVALELVEGTGPGGTITRADVERAAKGTSDTGPAEPLRGMRRAMAQRMAASHAEIVPATVTDEADIDDWRQGEDVTIRLARAIAAACKSAPALNAWYNSGTGERRLIDRVDLGIAVDTEGGLIVPVLRNVAAREVSDLRAGLDRLRADAIARAIPSEELRGATITLSNFGMIGGRFANLIIVPPQAAIVGAGRISERAVAHRGQLAVRHLLPLSLTFDHRVVTGGEAARFLVALKSDLERAS; this is encoded by the coding sequence ATGCACCAGTTCACGCTCCCGGATCTTGGAGAGGGGCTTGAGGAGGCGGAGATCGTTAGCTGGTATGTCGGCGAAGGCGATCACGTCGTCACCGATCAGCCGCTCCTTTCCGTCGAGACCGACAAAGCGGTCGTCGAGATCCCGTCGCCGTCGAGCGGGCGCATCGCGCGCGTGTTTGGCACCAAGGGCGATATCGTGAAGGTCGGCATGCCGCTCGTCGAATTTGCCGAGGGCGCCGAACAGGACACGGGCACCATCGTTGGCGAGCTCGGCGGCGACGAGGCCGCGCGGGCGGCAACGATCGCTACTGCACAACCGGCCGGACCGCAGGTGTTCCCCGCGGTACGCGCGCTGGCGCAAAAGCTCGGCGTCGCGCTCGAGCTCGTCGAGGGCACTGGTCCCGGCGGTACCATTACGCGGGCCGATGTCGAGCGGGCTGCGAAGGGCACGTCCGACACGGGACCTGCCGAGCCGCTGCGCGGGATGCGGCGCGCGATGGCGCAACGCATGGCGGCATCCCATGCCGAGATCGTCCCCGCCACTGTCACCGACGAAGCCGACATCGACGATTGGCGGCAGGGCGAGGACGTGACGATCCGCCTCGCGCGGGCGATCGCTGCCGCCTGCAAATCCGCCCCCGCGCTCAATGCCTGGTACAATTCAGGTACGGGAGAACGGCGGCTGATCGACCGCGTCGATCTCGGCATCGCCGTCGATACCGAGGGTGGCCTGATTGTTCCCGTGCTGCGCAATGTTGCCGCGCGCGAGGTATCCGACTTGCGGGCCGGCCTCGATCGTCTGCGGGCGGACGCCATCGCGCGCGCAATACCTTCGGAAGAACTGCGCGGCGCCACGATCACGCTGTCGAATTTCGGAATGATCGGAGGCCGGTTTGCCAATCTGATCATCGTGCCGCCGCAGGCGGCAATCGTAGGTGCAGGCCGAATCTCGGAACGAGCGGTCGCGCATCGGGGCCAGCTCGCGGTCAGGCACCTTTTGCCGTTGTCGCTCACCTTCGACCATCGTGTTGTGACGGGCGGCGAAGCCGCGCGCTTCCTGGTTGCACTCAAGTCGGATCTCGAGCGGGCTTCATGA
- a CDS encoding alpha-ketoacid dehydrogenase subunit beta, giving the protein MAEATLVEAINLALARAMQDDPDVVVLGEDVGVNGGVFRATAGLQKRFGAERVLDTPLAELLISGLCVGMAAQGLKPVGEIQFMGFIYPCLDQLVNHASRLRNRTQGRLTCPMVLRTPHGAGIRAPEHHSESTEAMLAHIPGLRVVMPSSPERAYGLLLAAIRDPDPVVFLEPTRLYRAAKGEVEDNGEALPLDVAFVLREGRDLTLISWGAMLKETMAAADALSTEGIAAEVIDLATLKPYDEDTVLGSVAKTGRCVIVHEAARTGGFGAEIAATIAERRLSSLLAPVTRVTGYDTIVPMARLEQYYMPSVERIVTAARKVCQFS; this is encoded by the coding sequence ATGGCTGAGGCAACGTTGGTGGAAGCCATCAATCTGGCGCTCGCTCGCGCGATGCAGGATGATCCTGACGTTGTCGTGCTTGGCGAAGATGTCGGCGTCAATGGCGGCGTCTTCCGCGCGACCGCAGGCCTGCAGAAGCGTTTTGGCGCAGAGCGCGTCCTTGACACGCCGCTGGCCGAGCTGCTGATCAGCGGGCTCTGCGTCGGCATGGCTGCGCAGGGGCTGAAGCCCGTGGGCGAGATCCAGTTCATGGGGTTCATTTACCCCTGCCTCGACCAGTTGGTGAACCATGCGTCGCGATTGCGCAACCGGACCCAGGGACGGCTCACCTGTCCAATGGTACTGCGCACGCCGCACGGGGCCGGCATCCGCGCGCCCGAGCATCATTCCGAAAGCACCGAGGCGATGCTCGCCCATATTCCCGGCTTGCGCGTCGTCATGCCGTCGTCGCCGGAACGCGCCTATGGACTTCTGCTTGCCGCCATCCGCGACCCCGATCCCGTGGTGTTTCTGGAGCCGACGCGCCTCTACCGCGCGGCCAAGGGCGAGGTCGAGGATAATGGCGAAGCCTTGCCGCTGGATGTCGCCTTTGTCCTGAGGGAGGGGCGCGACCTCACGCTGATCAGCTGGGGCGCCATGCTCAAGGAGACCATGGCTGCGGCCGACGCACTGTCGACTGAGGGGATCGCCGCCGAGGTCATCGATCTCGCGACGTTAAAACCCTATGATGAAGACACCGTGCTCGGTTCGGTCGCAAAGACCGGCCGCTGCGTGATCGTGCACGAGGCGGCGCGCACCGGCGGATTTGGCGCCGAGATCGCCGCGACGATCGCCGAACGCCGCTTGTCGTCGCTGCTTGCGCCTGTCACCCGCGTCACCGGCTACGACACGATCGTCCCCATGGCACGCCTCGAGCAATATTATATGCCTTCGGTCGAACGCATCGTGACCGCCGCCCGCAAGGTCTGCCAGTTCAGCTAG